A genomic stretch from Lathyrus oleraceus cultivar Zhongwan6 chromosome 2, CAAS_Psat_ZW6_1.0, whole genome shotgun sequence includes:
- the LOC127123611 gene encoding uncharacterized protein LOC127123611, which produces MRISGSTLIPLDPEIERTAYALRKAALDDRISIEEQLSSSFDSKEEVTIAVAPPLTMGDYCKRTDEDRFKRKSFDGNTIRDSWTHLAPFYETTSMCKLTYVIEDHVTLMLFGFSLIGRAKVWLLCLPNQTNQTWKELEDKFLEKFFTTTQFTDRRAEIMNFEQQEVESLYDSWERFKLLLRRSPNHNMNYMEQMQNFIKYLKNQTHLLLDDSAGGTIRQMTEPHVKDLIEKMCMNEYHSKSKSSVKIETVGMPKGMLVVDTHTALLAQIELLNKKLAESSLGKANVSQVQTLRCEFYGEEHVNRMCSLEWSSEEVQFANFQKNSPYSYTYNLGWKVYLNFRWSNNQNASVNQGIQQSQQASFQRKPSQLEETLQNFIKITQSSFDQVNKNHEIMSRNHDESIKNLETHIAQLSRQIVVLPSSSEGFIGNTMDNPKNETCKDVETDFGVITEKGKPEIDIKPPYPIIKKKLVQDNEVEMFEKSQEILATLQVGISFHEILELMPKFDKFMKELLKGTKEKVVKEHVNMTEKDDMVVPQSLPSKLKHPGKLSISCNIGGMKIPHAICDLGSSINIMSLKTVKELKVDIMDDKHDRLRHGRASQHASVRREKSQRQVSPVPPPTVDVADPLPPHTAAHDDPVPPPEGEAIADAEPEAFGGGPVDFSLLSLYPDHIARHIWDIEKFLNHGRKIVASAE; this is translated from the exons ATGCGTATTTCTGGGTCAACATTAATACCATTGGATCCAGAAATTGAAAGAACCGCATATGCTCTCAGAAAAGCAGCTCTGGATGACAGAATATCAATAGAAGAGCAACTATCAAGTTCTTTTGACTCTAAAGAGGAAGTCACCATAGCAGTTGCACCGCCCCTAACTATGGGGGATTATTGTAAAAGAACCGATGAAGACAG GTTTAAGAGAAAATCATTCGACGGGAACACAATTAGAGACTCGTGGACGCATCTTGCACCCTTCTATGAAACAACTTCAATGTGCAAACTGACTTATGTCATTGAAGACCATGTTACATTGATGTTGTTTGGGTTCTCACTGATTGGAAGAGCGAAAGTTTGGTTACTGTGCCTTCCTAATCAAACAAATCAGACTTGGAAGGAATTGGAGGATAAATTCCTAGAAAAATTCTTCACTACTACTCAGTTTACCGATCGCCGAGCAGAAATTATGAATTTTGAGCAGCAGGAAGTTGAGTCACTTTATGACTCTTGGGAAAGATTTAAACTTTTGTTACGCAGATCACCAAATCACAACATGAATTATATGGAGCAGATGCAAAATTTCATTAAATATCTCAAGAATCAAACTCACCTGTTATTAGATGATTCTGCAGGAGGTACCATCCGCCAAATGACTGAACCACACGTGAAAGACCTAATTGAAAAGATGTGTATGAATGAGTACCATTCAAAAAGCAAAAGTTCGGTCAAGATTGAAACTGTGGGAATGCCTAAAGGTATGTTAGTTGTTGATACACATACTGCTCTTTTAGCTCAGATTGAATTGTTAAATAAAAAGCTAGCTGAAAGCAGCTTAGGTAAAGCTAACGTGAGCCAGGTACAAACACTTAGGTGTGAATTTTATGGAGAAGAACATGTGAATAGAATGTGCTCATTGGAATGGTCAAGTGAAGAAGTCCAATTTGCTAATTTTCAGAAGAATAGTCCGTATTCCTACACATACAATCTGGGTTGGAAAGTTTACCTAAATTTCCGTTGGAGCAATAATCAAAATGCAAGTGTTAACCAAGGTATACAACAAAGCCAACAAGCTTCATTTCAAAGGAAACCGTCACAGTTGGAAGAGACCTTACAAAATTTCATTAAAATCACTCAAAGTAGCTTTGATCAAGTAAATAAGAACCATGAAATTATGAGTAGAAACCATGATGAgtcaatcaagaatttggaaacACATATTGCTCAGTTATCCAGACAAATAGTTGTTTTGCCAAGCTCAAGTGAGGGATTTATAGGTAACACTATGGACAATCCTAAGAATGAAACATGCAAGGATGTGGAAACAGATTTTGGTGTAATTACTGAAAAGGGTAAACCTGAAATA GATATAAAACCACCATATCCGATAATAAAAAAGAAACTGGTTCAAGATAATGAGGTAGAGATGTTTGAGAAGTCCCAGGAAATACTAGCTACTCTCCAGGTAGGTATTTCGTTCCATGAAATTTTAGAACTAATGCCTAAGTTTGATAAATTTATGAAAGAATTACTAAAGGGGACGAAAGAGAAAGTGGTGAAGGAACATGTAAACATGACCGAAAAGGATGATATGGTTGTACCTCAATCCTTGCCATCAAAGTTAAAACACCCAGGTAAGCTTTCTATTTCTTGTAATATCGGTGGAATGAAGATTCCACATGCTATATGTGATCTTGGATCTAGCATAAATATCATGTCACTGAAAACGGTAAAAGAATTGAAAGTGG ACATAATGGATGATAAACATGATAGATTGAGGCATGGCAGGGCCTCTCAGCATGCATCTGTTCGGAGGGAAAAAAGTCA GCGTCAGGTTTCACCAGTGCCACCTCCTACTGTAGATGTTGCTGATCCACTTCCACCTCATACTGCTGCACATGATGATCCAGTGCCACCTCCGGAGGGTGAGGCTATTGCGGATGCCGAGCCAGAGGCTTTTGGAGGTGGTCCAGTTGATTTTTCCTTACTGTCTTTGTATCCAGACCATATTGCCAGACATATCTGGGACATAGAG AAGTTTCTTAACCACGGGAGAAAGATTGTTGCCTCAGCTGAATGA